From Brachionichthys hirsutus isolate HB-005 chromosome 16, CSIRO-AGI_Bhir_v1, whole genome shotgun sequence, a single genomic window includes:
- the caskin1 gene encoding caskin-1, whose translation MGKDQELLQAVKTEDLLAVQKLLQRPRPGKAKLLGSAKKVNVNFQDTDGFSPLHHAALNGNLELITLLLESQAAVDIRDHKGMRPLHYAAWQGKAEPMKMLLKSGSSVNGQSDEGQIPLHLAAQHGHYDVSEMLLQHQSNPCIVDNAGKTPLDLACEFGRVGVVQLLLSSNMCAALLEPKKGDTSDPNGTSPLHLAAKNGHIDIIRLLIQAGIDINRQTKAGTALHEAALCGKTEAVRLLLDSGINATVRNTYSQTALDIVYQFTATQASREIKQLLRDASVALQVRALKDYCNNYDLTSLNVKAGDVITVLEQHPDGRWKGCIHDNRTGNDRVGYFPSTMVEVISKRTGLASTVICTQQFQKIPLVPPATVAPANAVVNGNDTTFHQIHILPPPPPPPPHSHQPLLPLFTSFGYNKSPVSTPQGDTPTAPGCRGSEASPHSSPTPSSGPHGGSNEEIWVLRKPVAGGDRSSVGSSGSVTSVRSSGSGQSTGSATHILHAQAEGVKLLATVLSQSAKAKEHLLEQSKSVDQTTGSAGSSRTLSQSGCPLHEAPPYDATAPRKGEVPGEGKDLTAIGITKPGHRKKMTAEMNKISVTEWLSEQKPANLGEWLSAIGLSQYHQVLVQNGYENIEFITDITWEDLQEIGIIKLGHQKKLMLAVKRLAEMHCSAEGRGSLRKKPPPITQQQEVMSMDSPPPDDVTSPKMSTFQDSELSTELQSAMIQPGQEVSKAQRARSLNKDRDEVITPEGGGGGGGGAGPPKKEARTMRQQSSQGSHRSSVSSQGKHRHSHSHSQPAPPYTPPHTPAKTRTSSSSSASSAQSTASPQAKRKPPPQFVQGERPQSPRSHPPQSPTHRGAPCTQPQQQPQQQPQQQAQVMEVKESQQQQVPLLCLPPEVELPEGDGAEPAILQKKRAHTLNRYTVSDTECDEKARGGGGGGEREAEVTGSQSSGRRGGGKYATVTHGVGRSHSVRNQDKSISRNQTQSFALRQKKKGPPPPPPKRSSSAISNSNLTDASKQQHTLATTGGVLDVPYHQQRRASDLGVSVETVAVETNSVGNVRSIAAMLEMSSIGGGAKAMALQKNFLQVGKQRDAIGLDGEVVNRRRTISGPVTELVAAAMREQPTPSALLPSPVQPESSPPLVNSSPTNPPSSPHPSLGGSGSSAENLPFAEEGSLTIRRQGRGEGEGQCAFCVCLQGDDGGPQRDGGYIQEDISRIEASATLKRRPRSSKSHPNGSDFTLQESSTVKRRPKSRDKEPDGFANLDASNGVPPIGTGQPNTIQPVPFQNGMATVKRCPVSDAGVTEQPQPQPQPQSQVNAASRRNSPDRGAPMTNEGGPVRKPKPPVSPKPVVAQIKRQGGPQTPTHPATNKKVPLPGPGTPGSPVEGKKMPPPVSPKPMPPPTAPKPSKLIHSMTSPSSLTSAPAPIKQHAAVSRQTSSPPTFPLSNIPSPPNAKPLSPSPQSPHTPQTPTTPQTPQTPATPSPTPAPVKPPRSSIGGVSVDSGMTGDGVTILGPTTTDSSVDLLVHQKLEETSASLAAALQAVEDKILRQEDSVAEQKTTVSILDDIGSMFDDLADQLDAMLE comes from the exons GTTTTCTCCACTGCACCATGCAGCACTCAATGGGAATCTGGAGCTCatcactctgctgctggagtcaCAGGCTGCTGTTGACATCAGAGACCACAAAG GTATGCGGCCGCTGCATTACGCAGCCTGGCAGGGGAAGGCGGAGCCTATGAAGATGCTGCTAAAATCTGGTTCATCTGTGAATGGTCAATCAGATGAAGGGCAGATTCCTCTCCACCTGGCAGCTCAGCATGGTCACTATGATGTG TcagagatgctgctgcagcaccagTCCAACCCGTGCATTGTGGATAATGCAGGGAAGACCCCTCTGGATTTGGCTTGTGAGTTTGGCAGAGTGGGG gtggtTCAGTTGTTGTTGTCCAGCAACATGTGTGCTGCTTTGCTGGAACCCAAAAAGGGAGACACCAGCGACCCCAACGGAACGTCTCCTCTACACCTGGCCGCCAAGAACGGACACATAGACATCATCAG ACTACTAATCCAGGCAGGTATCGACATCAACAGACAGACCAAAGCCGGCACTGCCCTGCACGAAGCGGCCCTCTGTGGAAAGACCGAGGCAGTGAGACTCCTGCTGGAC AGTGGCATCAATGCCACCGTGAGAAACACCTACAGCCAGACTGCCCTGGACATCGTCTACCAGTTCACCGCAACACAAGCCAGTAGGGAGATCAAACAACTGCTGAGGG ATGCGTCTGTAGCTCTTCAGGTTCGGGCACTGAAGGATTACTGCAACAACTACGACCTCACCAGCCTCAACGTCAAGGCAGGAGACGTCATCACG GTTTTGGAGCAGCACCCTGATGGACGCTGGAAAGGCTGTATCCACGACAACCGAACAGGAAATGACCGAGTGGGCTATTTCCCTTCTACCATGGTGGAAGTCATCAGTAAgcgcacag GTTTGGCCAGCACAGTCATTTGCACTCAACAGTTTCAAAAGATACCGCTGGTTCCTCCGGCGACGGTTGCCCCTGCCAACGCGGTAGTCAACGGCAACGACACCACGTTCCATCAGATCCATATCCTgcctccaccgcctcctcctccaccacattCCCATCAGCCACTGCTTCCACTTTTCACTTCCTTTGGCTATAACAAGTCGCCCGTGTCAACTCCACAGGGAGACACACCCACTGCCCCAG GTTGTCGCGGCTCAGAGGCAAGTCCTCACAGCTCTCCCACCCCATCCAGTGGGCCCCATGGAGGCTCCAACGAAGAGATCTGGGTACTGCGCAAGCCTGTGGCAG gtggAGACCGCAGCAGTGTTGGTAGTTCTGGCAGCGTGACCAGCGTGAGGTCATCAGGCAGCGGTCAGAGCACCGGGAGTGCAACACACATCCTCCATGCACAGGCTGAGGGTGTAAAG CTTCTAGCCACGGTGCTGTCCCAATCCGCCAAAGCCAAGGAGCATCTCCTAGAGCAGTCCAAGTCTGTGGACCAGACCACAG GTTCTGCCGGCTCATCTCGGACATTGAGCCAATCAGGCTGTCCTCTCCACGAAGCGCCGCCTTATGACGCCACGGCGCCCAGGAAGGGGGAGGTGCCAGGCGAGGGGAAG gatcTGACCGCCATTGGAATAACTAAACCAGGTCACAGAAAGAAGATGACAGCAGAGATGAACAAGATAAGTGTCACTGAGTGGCTGTCTGAGCAGAAACCC GCCAATCTGGGTGAGTGGCTGTCTGCTATTGGTCTAAGCCAGTACCATCAGGTCTTAGTGCAGAATGGCTACGAGAATATTGAGTTCATTACTGATATCACGTGGGAGGACCTGCAGGAAATAGGCATCATCAAACTGG GCCACCAGAAGAAGCTGATGCTAGCGGTGAAGCGACTGGCTGAAATGCATTGCAGTgcggaggggcggggctccCTCAGAAAAAAGCCCCCAccaatcacacagcagcaggaagtcatgTCAATGGACAGCCCACCCCCAGACG ACGTCACGTCGCCAAAGATGAGCACCTTCCAGGACAGTGAGTTGAGCACCGAGCTGCAGAGTGCCATGATTCAGCCAGGGCAAGAGGTCAGCAAAGCTCAACGAGCTCGCAGCCTAAATAAAGACCGTGATGAGGTGATAACaccagaaggaggaggaggaggaggaggtggagctgggCCACCAAAGAAGGAGGCACGGACTATGAGGCAGCAGAGCAGCCAGGGCTCTCACAGGAGCAGCGTCTCCTCTCAAGGCAAACATCGTCACTCTCACTCCCATTCCCAGCCTGCACCTCCCTATACACCCCCCCACACTCCCGCCAAAACTAGaacctcatcttcctcctccgcctcctccgcccaGAGCACAGCTTCCCCACAGGCAAAACGTAAGCCACCCCCGCAGTTCGTACAGGGGGAGAGACCTCAGTCGCCACGGTCCCACCCCCCCCAGTCTCCGACTCACCGTGGCGCTCCATGTACACAGCCACAGCAGCAACCCCAACAGCAGCCGCAACAACAGGCACAGGTtatggaggtgaaggagagtCAGCAACAACAGGTGCCGCTCCTCTGTCTCCCACCGGAGGTAGAGCTGCCTGAGGGAGACGGAGCAGAGCCTGCAATTCTCCAGAAGAAACGTGCCCACACCCTCAACAGATACACCGTCTCAGACACTGAGTGTGATGAGAAGGcacgcggaggaggaggaggaggagaacgtgaGGCAGAggtaacaggaagtcagagCTCTGGCAGAAGGGGAGGAGGTAAATACGCCACAGTGACCCACGGCGTTGGCCGGAGCCACTCTGTCCGCAATCAAGACAAGAGCATCAGCCGCAACCAGACACAGTCCTTTGCTCTGCGTCAGAAGAAAAAAggtccgcctccgcctccgcccaAACGCTCCAGCTCAGCCATCTCCAACTCCAACCTGACAGATGCCAGTAAACAGCAGCACACGCTCGCCACCACCGGGGGGGTGTTGGACGTGCCTTACCACCAACAGCGGCGTGCAAGTGACCTGGGGGTGTCCGTGGAGACAGTGGCTGTGGAGACCAACAGTGTGGGTAATGTGAGGAGCATTGCTGCCATGCTGGAGATGTCATCTATAGGGGGTGGAGCCAAAGCGATGGCTCTGCAAAAGAACTTCCTGCAG GTGGGGAAACAACGTGATGCCATTGGTCTGGATGGGGAGGTGGTGAACCGACGGCGGACCATCAGTGGTCCGGTCACTGAGCTGGTTGCTGCTGCAATGCGTGAACAGCCAACTCCCTCTGCTCTCCTTCCGTCCCCTGTTCAACCTGAAAGCTCTCCTCCCTTAGTAAATTCCTCCCCGACCAACCCTCCGtcctccccccaccccagctTAGGAGGGAGCGGAAGTTCAGCCGAGAATCTGCCTTTCGCAGAAGAAGGAAGTCTGACCATTCGCCGCCAGGgacgaggagaaggagaaggacag tgtgcattttgtgtttgtctgcagggtGACGATGGGGGTCCCCAAAGAGATGGTGGCTACATACAAGAGGACATCTCTAGGATTGAAGCATCAGCGACCTTAAAGCGACGGCCCCGCAGCTCCAAGTCCCACCCCAATGGATCAGACTTCACCCTCCAAGAGTCTTCCACTGTTAAACGGCGGCCCAAGAGCCGCGACAAGGAGCCTGACGGCTTTGCAAACCTGGATGCAAGTAATGGAGTGCCTCCTATTGGTACCGGGCAGCCCAACACCATACAGCCAGTACCCTTCCAAAATGGCATGGCTACCGTAAAACGCTGCCCGGTATCTGACGCTGGAGTTACTGAGCAGCCACAACCACAACCCCAACCTCAGTCGCAAGTGAACGCTGCTTCTCGGAGAAACAGTCCGGACCGAGGAGCTCCAATGACAAATGAAGGAGGTCCCGTGAGAAAACCAAAGCCTCCGGTCTCTCCGAAGCCTGTCGTGGCACAGATAAAAAGACAGGGAGGTCCACAGACCCCGACACACCCTGCCACCAACAAGAAAGTCCCCCTACCTGGTCCTGGAACCCCTGGAAGCCCAG TGGAAGGAAAGAAGATGCCTCCACCCGTCTCACCCAAACCCATGCCCCCACCTACAGCCCCCAAGCCATCCAAGCTCATCCACTCCATGACCAGTCCCTCCTCCCTAACCTCAGCCCCCGCTCCAATCAAGCAACACGCTGCTGTATCCCGACAGACCAGCTCACCCCCAACCTTCCCCCTATCCAACATCCCCAGCCCACCAAATGCCAAGCCCCTGAGCCCATCTCCCCAGAGCCCCCACACCCCTCAGACCCCAACTACACCACAGACACCCCAGACTCCTGCCACTCCCAGTCCAACCCCAGCACCCGTCAAGCCCCCTCGCTCTTCCATCGGGGGCGTGTCAGTGGACAGCGGGATGACAGGGGATGGAGTCACAATACTGGGCCCGACAACAACGGACTCCAGTGTGGACTTACTGGTGCATCAGAAACTGGAGGAGACGAGTGCATCGCTGGCTGCGGCTCTACAGGCTGTGGAGGACAAGATACTACGACAGGAGGA CTCTGTGGCCGAGCAGAAGACGACGGTTAGCATCCTTGATGACATCGGCAGCATGTTCGATGACCTGGCCGACCAGCTGGACGCCATGTTGGAGTAA